From the genome of Muricauda sp. SCSIO 64092, one region includes:
- a CDS encoding T9SS type A sorting domain-containing protein, which produces MKYSYFPKGIVFLLSLLCTMHNFGQVLSVNPQDSLVVLEFHNRLRAEGWPSQWDDTTPARQWNGIFWEPLANGRVTGVSLMGNGSFTAESMPMAITVLKDLDELEELYINSFGLERVTSEIGELTQLKVLHLSDNELSVLPPEINNLGNLELLFMDRNRFTSLPNLSGLTNLNTLSLTQNYDLEEVALDNLVSLEILRLDFCPITELPETIGQLTNLRILNVDQCKLSSLPDAMADLVSLQELRMLRNEFNTLPPVVGSIRSLLLLDVAFNKLTELPTELGQLENLVDIRFNHNLFTVFPSSILDLPALRGINGSNNQITGNIPSQLFTVTSTLIDLSDNDLSGEILLGPGGQVPQRLHIPGNRFELKDIHTLYPALALAGTDLEFNPQQLIGSNTIMIPEAGTDIVITVDDYTPLAGAQVNWYRSNSVNGKLSADFLGQGNSWTLNDFDPSTDGGVFFCKVTHSDLLGLELESEEIRVIGTNGAPLLFAENLKFRKDNIPFFTFNATDDYTNGQDLVWDISGSTRFSFLELPFIGIERREIILTDPDWSGSELVELRVTDEQGNTTTETVTITVLEETNAPPEIGTVPPIYLNFDFSLPNIGATTCPETFYFSAIALLNPFVSDDFDDMEDLTIRIHPNNPDELLTHELSVNIGDGGPRKDINALSTSCGNTFFSVTFTLEVEDREGGSSSREVVIINDPANTSPQVLPIPEQVIVKGSTDFPLLDLTPYVSDDNLQLDQLEFSVISQSDIAVEFEKEDGTVIVNASPINLDSSYTDTVRILVHESTNPQFNTEFTITYRILENGILVSGTILKEDATPIAGVELTGFERPVSTDNQGFYTMEVTPGWTGTVVPVLTGYTFSPENTALSNLQNVVDGIDFIGTPLIERYTISGRIVDETGNPLPNVLLGGFTDTISTDANGVFVASEEAGWTGTVIPKLQGHTFSPESIMITDLQADRASIDFTAVANPMEFSISGRVLDVMGNPVPNVVINGFSSIVSTHSDGTYTVTQTIGWSGSISPELDGYTFSPENVMIADLKTDLASVDFMAVVNPMEFSISGTVMDIMGNPVPNVVINGFSGMVSTDGNGNYRTNETAGWSSTLFPELQGYIFVPERIVIPDLASDRTDADFTAIAIPIEFAISGTVTDQEGNPMESVLLKGFTKDVISDMDGHFGTTESMGWSGLIVPELEGHRFEPETFGIVALDRDRIVDFEAISDSTNKIVKMRIYPNPGEDGEFTIVLPQPEPIRSIRIFGSSGRLVHESQVEGTFDSYTVEHALPTGLYTLEVRTGKDRMAQKLLVR; this is translated from the coding sequence ATGAAATACAGCTACTTTCCTAAAGGTATCGTGTTCCTCCTTTCGCTATTGTGTACCATGCATAATTTTGGCCAGGTGCTGTCCGTAAACCCCCAGGATTCCTTGGTGGTCCTGGAATTCCACAATCGGCTCCGGGCTGAGGGATGGCCAAGCCAATGGGACGATACCACACCTGCACGACAATGGAACGGAATTTTTTGGGAACCTTTAGCCAATGGCAGGGTAACGGGAGTCTCGTTAATGGGCAACGGTTCCTTTACGGCTGAAAGTATGCCCATGGCAATTACCGTGCTCAAAGATTTGGATGAACTGGAAGAACTGTATATAAACAGTTTTGGACTTGAACGGGTCACTTCGGAAATTGGAGAACTCACACAGCTCAAGGTCCTACATCTGTCTGATAACGAACTGTCGGTTTTACCACCGGAAATCAACAACCTTGGGAACCTTGAATTGCTGTTCATGGACAGGAACCGTTTTACATCGCTTCCCAACTTGTCCGGTCTCACAAATCTAAATACCCTCTCGTTGACCCAAAACTATGACCTGGAAGAAGTAGCACTGGACAATCTGGTAAGCCTTGAGATCTTAAGACTGGATTTCTGCCCCATTACTGAACTGCCCGAAACCATTGGCCAATTGACCAATCTGCGTATCTTGAACGTGGACCAATGCAAGCTTTCGTCCTTGCCCGATGCCATGGCCGATTTGGTCTCTCTCCAGGAACTGCGCATGCTGCGCAATGAATTCAATACCCTACCGCCCGTGGTCGGAAGCATTCGTTCATTGCTCCTATTGGATGTCGCCTTCAACAAATTGACTGAACTGCCCACCGAATTGGGTCAGTTGGAAAATCTGGTGGACATTCGTTTCAACCATAACCTATTTACCGTTTTTCCATCCTCTATCCTGGATCTGCCCGCATTACGGGGCATCAATGGCAGCAATAACCAAATAACGGGAAACATCCCTTCCCAGTTGTTCACCGTTACCAGCACATTGATCGATTTGTCCGATAACGATCTGTCGGGAGAAATCTTGTTGGGCCCAGGGGGCCAGGTGCCCCAACGGCTGCATATACCGGGGAACCGGTTCGAGCTGAAGGACATCCATACCCTCTATCCGGCCTTGGCTTTGGCCGGTACCGATTTGGAATTCAATCCCCAACAGTTGATAGGTTCCAACACTATCATGATACCGGAGGCAGGCACGGACATTGTCATAACGGTAGACGACTACACCCCTCTGGCCGGGGCTCAAGTGAATTGGTACAGGTCCAACTCGGTCAACGGAAAACTTTCTGCAGATTTTTTGGGCCAGGGCAATTCCTGGACATTGAACGACTTTGACCCAAGCACTGACGGGGGCGTGTTCTTTTGCAAGGTCACCCATTCCGATCTGCTGGGCCTTGAACTGGAAAGTGAGGAAATCCGAGTCATCGGTACCAATGGTGCACCCCTATTGTTCGCTGAGAATCTAAAATTCAGAAAGGACAACATCCCTTTTTTTACCTTCAATGCTACCGATGATTATACCAATGGACAGGACCTGGTATGGGATATTTCAGGTTCCACCCGATTTTCCTTTTTGGAACTTCCCTTCATCGGGATAGAGCGCAGGGAGATCATACTCACAGACCCGGATTGGTCCGGAAGCGAGCTGGTGGAACTGCGGGTAACGGACGAACAGGGGAACACTACAACGGAAACGGTCACGATTACCGTATTGGAAGAGACCAATGCTCCACCCGAAATTGGAACAGTGCCCCCAATCTATTTGAATTTTGATTTCTCGTTGCCCAATATAGGGGCGACAACCTGTCCGGAGACGTTCTATTTCAGTGCCATCGCACTCTTGAACCCCTTCGTTTCTGACGATTTCGACGATATGGAGGACCTTACAATACGTATCCATCCCAACAACCCCGATGAACTTTTGACCCATGAATTAAGCGTCAACATTGGTGATGGGGGCCCTAGAAAGGATATCAATGCCTTATCTACATCCTGTGGAAATACCTTTTTTAGCGTGACCTTTACTCTGGAAGTCGAGGACAGGGAAGGAGGCAGTAGCAGCCGGGAAGTTGTTATCATCAACGATCCCGCCAATACATCACCACAAGTTTTGCCCATACCGGAACAGGTCATCGTAAAGGGCAGTACAGACTTCCCCCTGTTGGACCTTACACCTTATGTGAGCGATGACAACCTACAGTTGGACCAATTGGAATTCTCTGTAATCAGTCAATCGGACATCGCTGTTGAATTCGAGAAGGAGGATGGAACGGTGATAGTCAATGCCTCGCCGATCAATTTGGACAGCAGTTATACCGATACGGTGCGTATACTGGTCCATGAGTCTACAAATCCTCAGTTCAATACGGAATTTACCATCACCTATCGTATACTGGAGAATGGGATTTTGGTATCCGGGACTATATTGAAAGAAGATGCAACGCCAATTGCAGGGGTGGAACTCACAGGTTTCGAACGACCTGTTTCCACTGATAATCAAGGATTCTATACCATGGAAGTTACCCCAGGATGGACGGGAACCGTTGTGCCCGTATTGACAGGGTATACCTTTTCTCCTGAGAACACGGCGCTCTCCAATCTACAAAACGTTGTAGATGGAATCGATTTTATCGGTACCCCTTTGATCGAACGCTATACCATTTCGGGAAGAATCGTCGATGAAACTGGGAACCCTTTACCCAATGTCCTATTAGGGGGATTTACCGATACCATTTCCACGGATGCCAACGGTGTCTTTGTCGCAAGTGAGGAAGCAGGATGGACTGGAACGGTGATACCGAAGCTACAGGGCCATACCTTCTCCCCGGAAAGTATAATGATTACTGACCTGCAGGCGGACAGGGCCTCGATAGACTTTACGGCAGTAGCGAATCCCATGGAATTTTCCATATCCGGACGGGTGCTGGATGTAATGGGCAATCCTGTTCCGAACGTTGTCATAAACGGTTTTAGCAGTATTGTCAGTACGCACAGTGACGGAACCTACACTGTTACCCAGACCATTGGCTGGTCGGGCAGCATTTCACCGGAACTGGACGGATACACCTTCTCCCCGGAAAATGTAATGATTGCTGACCTAAAGACAGACTTGGCCTCGGTAGACTTTATGGCAGTAGTGAATCCCATGGAGTTTTCCATATCCGGAACGGTAATGGACATCATGGGCAATCCCGTTCCGAACGTTGTCATAAACGGTTTTAGTGGTATGGTCAGTACCGATGGCAATGGAAACTATCGTACCAATGAAACCGCTGGATGGTCAAGCACCCTCTTCCCAGAATTACAGGGATATATTTTTGTCCCTGAACGTATAGTGATACCGGACCTTGCTTCGGATCGAACGGACGCCGATTTTACCGCTATCGCCATTCCAATTGAGTTTGCCATCTCAGGTACCGTAACCGATCAAGAGGGGAACCCTATGGAAAGTGTCCTTTTAAAAGGTTTTACCAAGGATGTAATCTCCGATATGGACGGTCATTTTGGGACAACGGAAAGTATGGGATGGTCCGGTCTTATCGTCCCGGAACTGGAAGGCCATCGTTTTGAACCTGAAACGTTTGGGATTGTCGCTCTGGACAGGGACCGCATCGTCGATTTTGAGGCAATTTCAGATTCCACCAATAAGATCGTTAAAATGCGGATCTATCCCAACCCAGGGGAGGATGGGGAGTTCACCATTGTGCTCCCACAGCCTGAACCGATAAGATCCATTCGCATTTTTGGAAGCTCGGGAAGGCTTGTCCACGAATCACAGGTCGAAGGAACGTTCGATTCCTATACCGTGGAACATGCCCTGCCCACTGGTCTGTATACCCTTGAGGTTAGAACCGGGAAAGATAGGATGGCGCAAAAGCTGCTGGTTCGATGA
- a CDS encoding IS110 family transposase: MKKEFIGIDVSKSTLDVYLYHGKAHKVFDNTLTGFSKLLAWAKRQLKETEPVFCFEHTGIYSLKLCEFMQQNQFTYFVISGLELKRSLGIKRGKNDKVDAQAIARYAFLFEKELTPYQLPATSLLKLKNLLTYRAKLVRQRTAHLNQITEQKKVLQVSPDDPILVSAQQIIQFLTKEILQIEKLIRTQIQQNQEITRTFKHITSIKGVGLILAVTLITATDNFKAFKTWRQFACYAGIAPFEHQSGTSIKGKTRISTLGNRTIKTLLSQAAATALQHDPEIKMYYQRRLKAGKSKMSTINVIRNKIVSRTFAVVKRDKPYVNLAKYAA; encoded by the coding sequence ATGAAAAAAGAATTTATCGGTATTGACGTTTCAAAAAGTACCCTCGATGTATACCTCTATCATGGCAAAGCGCACAAAGTATTTGATAATACCCTCACTGGGTTCTCTAAATTATTAGCCTGGGCGAAAAGACAATTGAAAGAAACTGAACCTGTATTTTGTTTTGAGCACACGGGTATCTATAGCTTAAAACTTTGTGAATTTATGCAACAAAATCAGTTTACCTATTTTGTGATCTCTGGGTTGGAACTCAAGCGGTCTCTGGGTATTAAACGTGGAAAGAATGACAAGGTCGATGCACAAGCTATTGCGCGTTATGCCTTTTTGTTCGAAAAGGAGTTGACCCCCTATCAACTTCCGGCCACATCATTATTAAAGCTGAAGAACTTATTAACTTACCGTGCTAAACTTGTACGGCAAAGAACAGCCCACCTCAACCAAATCACCGAGCAAAAAAAAGTGCTGCAGGTATCCCCGGATGATCCCATACTTGTTTCTGCGCAACAGATCATACAATTTTTGACCAAGGAAATCCTTCAGATCGAAAAACTTATAAGAACTCAGATCCAACAAAATCAAGAAATCACTCGAACCTTTAAGCATATCACCTCTATCAAGGGAGTCGGTTTAATCCTGGCGGTAACACTAATCACCGCAACCGATAACTTTAAAGCGTTTAAAACCTGGAGACAATTTGCTTGTTATGCCGGAATTGCGCCTTTTGAGCATCAATCAGGAACGAGTATAAAAGGCAAAACCAGGATAAGTACCTTGGGAAACCGAACAATAAAAACCTTGCTATCACAAGCAGCAGCTACCGCATTACAGCATGATCCAGAGATAAAAATGTATTACCAGCGGAGGTTGAAAGCCGGTAAATCCAAAATGTCAACAATCAATGTGATACGTAATAAAATAGTAAGCCGAACTTTTGCCGTGGTCAAGCGGGACAAGCCATATGTAAATTTAGCAAAATATGCAGCTTGA
- a CDS encoding DUF6615 family protein: MSEMSNPPFAKQDFALEGKHVEVMSWTKLSIKPDKFVWFIYFHLSNFFIKKQLSMIYKLFEQISQDVWFRLRDTSRASIRQGEETITDIILLEILRSGNRNIIVIQTPKIKEPEKGTDWEWWIGNEKMGWLRYAVQAKKIDPKTLNYKSLNYKSGQKPNQKRQVDILKRYAEKNNAIPLYSFYNYVRVRNNDDLHSFWHQKKEEYQIEQFGWTCSPIENILKLLDSKVRGNKKFESIHCHKNTFPIRYLMHSKNVENLLNSCKEKGEDVVGYHKSLPPFFKNTELLIDRDEEEEMKKRDKEYTLGIAYRTISEDSIFMSPNNYDNNIVIKNAPIISEEYYDKQLGLYPKRILKIDIGEK; the protein is encoded by the coding sequence ATGAGTGAAATGAGTAATCCTCCCTTCGCTAAGCAAGACTTTGCTCTGGAAGGCAAACATGTGGAGGTCATGAGTTGGACAAAATTGTCCATAAAGCCAGACAAATTTGTCTGGTTTATTTATTTTCATTTATCTAATTTTTTTATTAAGAAACAATTATCTATGATTTACAAATTATTTGAACAAATATCGCAGGATGTATGGTTTCGACTAAGGGACACAAGTAGAGCGAGTATTAGGCAGGGAGAAGAAACCATAACTGATATTATCTTATTGGAAATACTACGTTCTGGAAATAGGAATATAATAGTGATACAAACTCCAAAAATTAAAGAACCGGAAAAAGGAACTGATTGGGAATGGTGGATAGGAAATGAAAAGATGGGGTGGCTGCGTTATGCTGTTCAAGCTAAAAAAATAGACCCTAAGACCCTTAATTACAAGTCTTTAAACTATAAATCTGGTCAAAAACCAAATCAAAAAAGACAAGTAGATATTTTAAAAAGGTATGCCGAAAAAAATAATGCAATTCCTTTATATTCTTTTTACAATTACGTAAGAGTAAGAAATAACGACGATTTGCACTCCTTTTGGCATCAAAAAAAAGAAGAGTATCAGATAGAACAATTTGGTTGGACATGTAGTCCTATTGAGAATATTTTGAAGCTGTTGGATTCTAAAGTAAGAGGAAATAAAAAGTTTGAAAGCATACATTGCCATAAAAACACTTTTCCAATACGATATTTGATGCATTCTAAAAATGTTGAGAATTTACTTAATTCATGTAAGGAAAAAGGAGAAGATGTTGTTGGTTACCATAAATCGTTACCTCCTTTCTTTAAAAATACTGAGTTATTAATTGATAGAGATGAAGAAGAAGAAATGAAAAAAAGAGATAAAGAATATACATTAGGAATAGCTTACAGAACAATATCTGAAGACTCAATATTTATGAGTCCCAATAATTATGATAATAATATTGTCATTAAAAATGCACCTATTATATCTGAAGAATACTATGATAAACAACTAGGTCTATACCCTAAAAGGATTTTAAAAATTGATATAGGAGAAAAATAA
- a CDS encoding adenine phosphoribosyltransferase, whose protein sequence is MDFDSYIRDVKDFPKPGILFKDITPLLQDATAIKRASETLYDFVGNHEVDKVVGVDSRGFIFAPLLAYKLDAGFVPIRKKGKLPADKLSESYDLEYGTDTLEIHLDAIKPGEKVLVHDDVLATGGTAEAVCRLVENLGGLVVQCNFIIHLSFLQGEQKLNGYPIKSLLTY, encoded by the coding sequence ATGGATTTTGATTCGTATATACGTGATGTAAAAGACTTTCCGAAACCTGGAATCCTTTTTAAGGATATTACCCCTTTGCTACAGGATGCAACGGCAATTAAAAGAGCCTCGGAAACACTCTATGATTTTGTGGGAAATCATGAGGTGGACAAGGTTGTGGGGGTAGATAGTAGGGGTTTTATTTTTGCCCCTTTATTGGCGTATAAATTGGACGCCGGCTTTGTGCCCATAAGGAAAAAGGGGAAGCTTCCTGCGGATAAGCTTTCAGAATCCTATGACTTGGAATATGGTACGGACACCTTGGAAATTCATTTGGATGCCATAAAGCCGGGGGAAAAGGTGTTGGTCCATGATGATGTTTTGGCCACGGGAGGTACCGCAGAGGCGGTATGTAGGTTGGTGGAGAATCTAGGAGGGCTTGTGGTACAATGTAATTTTATTATCCATTTAAGCTTTTTGCAAGGAGAACAGAAACTGAATGGCTATCCCATCAAATCCTTGTTGACCTATTGA
- a CDS encoding SsrA-binding protein → MKSLFKFLAKLNKALLPSFTKQQLDLAKAKKWQLAVIGWRYYVTKNALDQ, encoded by the coding sequence ATGAAATCACTCTTTAAGTTCCTGGCCAAACTCAACAAAGCACTACTTCCTTCCTTCACCAAACAACAATTGGATTTGGCCAAGGCAAAAAAATGGCAGTTGGCTGTTATTGGATGGCGTTATTACGTCACTAAAAATGCACTGGATCAATAG
- a CDS encoding cell envelope integrity protein TolA — protein sequence MLTFLGVLVIVIGLSTLVLKPIFKNSNLLKWFNTRKSLQIVLVGIVLSVVTGTFFYAEPGTAYAVQYPWGGQKAVFRQGIHTKMWGRLIPIQFELPIKYVIPNGEGELGEQSEYANVDKAKYWAFSDAVKARIATSVVISINTEDEIQFLSVADRNKTEKNLIRSRIIPNIDQSIKNTCKLMDAQDYISGQASDFDRYFKDQLENGMYVLEEYVASEPQEIIGDSATVRTVVNKESKQKRFRIKFKDGLPVRERGNSLKAYGLTVVQAVVTEIDWEQTFDKRLQLQKEEVAQTQLEKQQAEREFYRAQKEKARGEAEKAAERARLEKEQIQKTIAAETEAKVAEFNLVKEKKQFEVEKFKAQSKKVAADAEAYQNAKLVNAGLTPQERAEWEYKTAVGVAGQLKSLNLPEIYIDGNGGKTNEGNLLESLIGAELAKKMIESDQK from the coding sequence ATGTTAACTTTCTTAGGAGTACTTGTTATTGTCATTGGTTTAAGCACGCTTGTCCTTAAACCCATTTTTAAAAATTCGAACTTGCTCAAATGGTTCAATACCCGAAAAAGCCTGCAAATTGTTTTGGTAGGTATTGTGTTGAGCGTTGTAACCGGCACTTTTTTCTATGCGGAACCAGGTACCGCCTATGCCGTGCAATACCCGTGGGGTGGTCAAAAAGCGGTTTTCCGACAGGGAATCCATACCAAAATGTGGGGCAGGCTTATCCCTATTCAGTTTGAACTTCCCATTAAATACGTGATTCCAAATGGTGAAGGGGAATTGGGAGAGCAGAGCGAATATGCCAATGTCGATAAAGCCAAATATTGGGCTTTCAGTGATGCGGTAAAAGCACGGATTGCCACTTCTGTGGTCATCAGTATCAATACCGAAGATGAGATACAATTCCTATCCGTTGCGGACAGGAACAAAACGGAGAAAAACCTGATTCGTTCACGGATCATTCCCAATATTGACCAGAGTATTAAAAATACCTGCAAACTAATGGATGCCCAGGACTATATTTCGGGGCAGGCCTCCGACTTTGATCGCTATTTTAAGGACCAACTGGAAAACGGAATGTATGTATTGGAAGAGTATGTGGCCAGTGAACCCCAGGAAATCATTGGAGACTCCGCAACAGTACGGACCGTTGTGAACAAAGAGAGCAAACAGAAACGTTTTCGAATAAAATTTAAGGATGGCCTCCCCGTGCGTGAGCGGGGCAACTCCCTTAAAGCCTATGGATTGACCGTTGTACAGGCCGTGGTTACCGAAATTGACTGGGAACAAACCTTTGATAAGCGCCTACAATTGCAAAAGGAAGAAGTGGCGCAGACACAGCTCGAAAAGCAACAGGCTGAGCGGGAGTTCTACCGCGCACAAAAGGAAAAGGCCCGTGGCGAGGCAGAAAAGGCTGCAGAACGCGCCCGATTGGAAAAGGAACAAATCCAGAAAACGATTGCTGCGGAAACCGAAGCAAAGGTTGCCGAATTCAACCTGGTCAAGGAGAAAAAGCAATTTGAAGTAGAAAAATTCAAGGCACAGAGCAAAAAGGTCGCGGCGGATGCCGAGGCCTATCAAAATGCCAAATTGGTCAATGCCGGTTTAACTCCCCAGGAACGTGCCGAGTGGGAGTACAAGACGGCAGTGGGTGTAGCCGGACAGCTGAAAAGCCTAAACCTACCTGAAATCTATATTGATGGAAATGGGGGCAAAACCAACGAGGGTAACTTATTGGAATCCCTGATTGGGGCGGAATTGGCCAAAAAGATGATAGAAAGCGATCAAAAGTGA
- a CDS encoding M56 family metallopeptidase: MVEFAIYLLKSSGILLLFWCTYCLFLQRETTFSENRLFLILGILTAALLPFLKLKRTVSLQLVPTQDNGESITNVLPLDPTLPTWVFLLLFIYILGCFFFLIRFLIQLKSMKRLYKNGRTWQEDDLLHVETREKIAPFSFFKSLFYNPNQFHKNELEAILAHEKVHARDWHSVDVLLAELLKVLLWFNPLIWIYQKKVQQNLEFLADAKAIHTFNRKSYQYLMVNQATGYQFSITNSFYNSLIKKRIVMLNKNQSKQMKALKSLIVLPFLVVFLVGFNTETVYQFPNENSPNGVEPYKKVELIINKDTSDDELREMKKTLAEDDVDFSYTTVRNDNREIIDISLHVSGIGKNGAAFNNSHNTSDTKNGISPLFILVDVENNLVSIGSKGAYKSQTTNVFTNKNRVWVSTGDDKPKEVVIKKEDGVSKVFINGEEVDESELQEHDIQVHVDEDHDESVHMYISVDADENAKKPYKISKHKAKNGKQVMVVKDSDDDSDIEVLSGDNGFFYVDTDGKEPLYVINGKESSKKEVKQLSPDEVESVNVLKGKAATKKYGRKAKNGVVEFTTKAKN; this comes from the coding sequence ATGGTGGAATTTGCTATTTATCTTTTAAAGTCGTCCGGAATCCTACTTTTATTTTGGTGTACCTATTGCTTGTTCCTGCAACGGGAAACTACTTTTAGTGAAAATAGGCTATTCCTAATATTGGGTATTTTGACCGCCGCATTACTTCCATTCCTTAAATTAAAGCGTACGGTATCCCTTCAATTGGTCCCTACCCAGGACAATGGGGAATCCATTACAAATGTACTTCCCTTGGATCCTACCCTCCCCACTTGGGTGTTCCTATTACTCTTTATATATATTCTGGGATGCTTCTTTTTCCTCATACGTTTTCTTATACAATTGAAATCCATGAAAAGACTCTACAAAAATGGGCGTACGTGGCAGGAAGACGATTTGTTGCACGTAGAGACCCGGGAAAAAATAGCGCCCTTTTCTTTTTTTAAAAGTCTTTTTTACAATCCCAATCAATTTCATAAAAACGAACTGGAGGCCATTCTGGCCCATGAAAAAGTACACGCCAGGGATTGGCATAGCGTAGATGTGCTATTGGCAGAACTATTAAAGGTATTGCTATGGTTCAATCCCTTGATTTGGATCTACCAAAAGAAGGTACAACAGAACCTGGAGTTTTTGGCCGACGCGAAAGCCATTCATACGTTCAATAGAAAATCCTATCAATATTTGATGGTCAATCAAGCAACAGGGTATCAATTTTCAATCACAAATTCTTTCTATAATTCATTAATCAAAAAACGAATAGTCATGTTGAACAAAAATCAATCAAAACAAATGAAGGCCTTGAAATCCCTCATTGTATTGCCCTTTTTAGTCGTATTCTTAGTAGGTTTTAACACGGAAACGGTCTATCAGTTTCCAAATGAAAACAGTCCAAATGGGGTTGAACCCTACAAAAAGGTCGAACTCATCATCAATAAGGACACCTCTGACGATGAGCTTAGGGAAATGAAGAAAACCCTGGCCGAAGATGATGTTGACTTTAGTTACACCACCGTTCGCAATGATAACCGGGAAATCATTGATATTTCCCTGCATGTATCCGGTATTGGCAAAAACGGTGCTGCTTTTAATAACTCCCACAATACATCGGATACCAAAAATGGGATTTCCCCATTGTTCATATTGGTCGATGTTGAAAACAATTTGGTTTCCATCGGCTCCAAAGGGGCATACAAATCGCAAACCACAAATGTGTTTACAAATAAAAACAGGGTTTGGGTGAGTACTGGGGATGATAAACCTAAAGAAGTAGTGATCAAAAAAGAGGATGGCGTAAGCAAAGTCTTCATCAATGGTGAGGAGGTTGACGAAAGTGAGCTACAAGAGCACGATATACAGGTTCATGTGGACGAGGACCATGATGAAAGTGTACACATGTATATTTCCGTAGATGCGGACGAAAACGCAAAAAAACCATATAAAATCAGCAAACACAAAGCCAAAAATGGGAAACAGGTAATGGTTGTAAAGGACTCGGACGATGATTCCGATATTGAAGTACTTAGTGGGGACAACGGTTTCTTCTATGTTGATACCGATGGAAAAGAACCGCTGTACGTAATTAATGGAAAGGAATCCTCCAAAAAAGAGGTAAAACAACTGTCACCGGATGAAGTTGAAAGCGTAAATGTCCTTAAGGGGAAAGCGGCCACAAAAAAATATGGTAGAAAAGCTAAGAACGGAGTGGTCGAGTTTACCACCAAGGCGAAAAACTAG
- a CDS encoding BlaI/MecI/CopY family transcriptional regulator, translating to MQKLTNKEEEIMKILWKLEKAFVKEILQEIKGDKPHYNTLSTIVRNLQEKGYVDHEAFGNTHRYYPTISKEHYRKVYVNTSIVDFYDNSYKSLVSHFAKEEKISIEELKEIIKLIEKNN from the coding sequence ATGCAAAAATTGACCAATAAAGAGGAGGAAATCATGAAAATCCTCTGGAAGCTTGAAAAAGCCTTTGTCAAGGAAATCCTTCAGGAAATAAAGGGGGACAAACCCCACTACAATACCTTATCAACCATTGTCCGAAACCTTCAGGAAAAGGGATATGTTGATCATGAAGCCTTTGGAAATACACATCGATACTACCCCACAATTTCCAAAGAGCATTACAGAAAGGTCTATGTAAATACGTCCATAGTGGATTTTTATGATAATTCGTACAAGAGTTTGGTCTCACACTTTGCCAAGGAAGAAAAAATATCGATTGAAGAACTCAAGGAAATCATTAAGCTCATCGAAAAAAACAACTAA